A genome region from Strigops habroptila isolate Jane chromosome 12, bStrHab1.2.pri, whole genome shotgun sequence includes the following:
- the HRH2 gene encoding histamine H2 receptor produces the protein MDPCHNHTSSQKRMDFPLQLLVGSCLTILIMITLCGNIIVCLAVTLDRRLRSLTNCIIVSLAITDLLLGLLVLPFSAFYELTKEWPFGSTLCNIYMSLDVMLCTASILNLFMISLDRYFAVTTPLRYSQLVTPSRVAVGLVVIWTVSLMVSFLPIHLGWNTNGTAVQNTVPNCNKECTLEVNPVYGLVDALLTFYIPLVIMCITYYQIFKIAREQAKRINHTWCCSSNTHMPPMVKEHKATVTLAVVLGAFIVCWFPYFTVFTYRGMWGDSRVKGTPMSIVLWLGYANSALNPILYGTLNRDFRVAYQHLLRCWRTGGPRSFSLPPPQKAHSRGRNCRQSQGRQEGKPLKLEMRNGKGILLTDGARKSARAFP, from the exons ATGGATCCGTGCCACAACCATACAAGCTCTCAAAAAAGGATGGACTtccccctgcagctgctggtcGGGTCttgcctcaccatcctcatcatGATCACTCTCTGCGGTAACATCATCGTCTGCCTGGCCGTCACCTTGGACCGCCGGCTCCGCAGCTTGACGAACTGCATCATTGTCTCCTTGGCCATCACCGACCTGCTGCTGGGCCTCCTGGTGCTGCCATTCTCTGCCTTCTACGAACTCACCAAAGAGTGGCCCTTCGGCAGCACTTTGTGCAACATCTACATGAGCCTGGATGTGATGCTGTGCACAGCTTCCATCCTCAACCTCTTTATGATCAGCCTGGACCGCTACTTTGCTGTCACCACCCCACTCCGCTACAGCCAGCTGGTCACTCCCTCCCGGGTGGCTGTGGGTTTGGTTGTTATTTGGACCGTTTCGCTCATGGTTTCCTTCCTACCCATCCACCTGGGCTGGAACACCAATGGGACAGCAGTCCAAAACACAGTCCCCAACTGCAACAAGGAGTGCACACTGGAGGTGAACCCTGTGTATGGGCTAGTGGATGCCTTGCTCACCTTCTACATCCCTCTGGTCATTATGTGCATCACCTACTACCAGATATTCAAGATAGCAAGGGAGCAAGCCAAGAGGATAAACCACAcgtggtgctgcagcagcaacaccCACATGCCACCCATGGTGAAGGAGCACAAAGCCACCGTGACGCTGGCAGTGGTGTTGGGAGCATTCATCGTGTGTTGGTTCCCCTATTTCACAGTGTTCACGTACCgggggatgtggggggacaGCAGGGTGAAAGGAACACCCATGTCCATTGTCCTCTGGCTGGGCTACGCCAACTCAGCCCTGAACCCCATCCTCTATGGGACACTCAACAGGGATTTCCGGGTGGCATACCAGCACTTGCTGCGCTGCTGGAGGACTGGGGGCCCCAGGAGCTTCAGCCTGCCTCCCCCCCAGAAGGCCCATTCCAGGGGCAGGAactgcaggcagagccagggcaggcaggagggtaAACCTCTGAAACTGGAGATGAGGAATGGGAAGGGGATCTTGCTGACTGATGGAGCCCGCAAGAG TGCCAGAGCTTTCCCGTGA